One region of Mucilaginibacter gotjawali genomic DNA includes:
- a CDS encoding sulfite exporter TauE/SafE family protein: MNSSEIAFFIGLFGSAHCVGMCGPLALAVPSFQTRWWLVVADKLVYNLGRVITYTFLGFLIGFIGRQLWLSGLQQGISLLSGIFILMAGFSRIFKLRLSDGEFMAKMLAPFNRLLNYALRHRAGNLVVGLLNGFLPCGFVYLALAGAINAGSPLTSAQFMFWFGMGTFPLMLIATVSTGFMGPAIRRRINKTIPYFMIFLGFWFLLRGLQLNIPYLSPAVFNPATGVCR, encoded by the coding sequence ATGAACAGCAGCGAAATTGCATTTTTTATAGGTTTATTTGGCAGTGCACATTGCGTTGGCATGTGCGGGCCGCTTGCCCTTGCCGTGCCTTCTTTTCAAACCCGATGGTGGCTTGTAGTTGCCGACAAGTTGGTTTATAATTTAGGCCGTGTAATTACTTACACTTTTTTAGGTTTCCTCATAGGCTTTATCGGGCGGCAGCTATGGCTTTCGGGCCTGCAGCAGGGCATAAGCCTGCTGAGTGGCATTTTTATCCTGATGGCTGGCTTTTCAAGAATATTTAAGTTAAGGCTATCCGATGGTGAATTTATGGCGAAAATGTTAGCCCCTTTTAATCGTTTGTTAAATTACGCGTTGCGGCATCGTGCGGGCAACCTGGTTGTAGGTTTGCTTAACGGATTTTTGCCATGCGGGTTTGTGTACCTTGCCCTTGCGGGAGCAATTAACGCAGGTTCGCCGTTAACGTCGGCGCAGTTTATGTTTTGGTTTGGTATGGGTACGTTTCCATTGATGCTCATTGCCACGGTAAGTACCGGGTTTATGGGGCCTGCAATACGCCGGCGCATCAACAAAACAATACCATATTTTATGATATTTCTTGGCTTTTGGTTTTTACTGCGCGGCCTTCAGCTCAATATTCCTTACCTGAGCCCGGCGGTATTCAACCCTGCCACCGGCGTTTGCCGGTAA
- a CDS encoding FixH family protein — translation MNWGKGIVLTMVAFMLFIVTMVYFMFTAPVDDYDHQYYEKGLTFDKDYNQEKQVYKDHAVPLIKTDADNLKITFAQQVTSGKVTLGRPSDYTMDRVYNVKVNAQNEFIIPLEKVSRGHWLLVFNWESNHKKYLYQQGINLK, via the coding sequence ATGAACTGGGGAAAAGGAATTGTATTGACAATGGTGGCTTTTATGCTGTTTATTGTTACGATGGTGTATTTTATGTTTACAGCGCCTGTTGATGATTACGACCATCAGTATTATGAAAAAGGACTCACTTTTGATAAAGATTATAACCAGGAAAAACAGGTGTATAAAGATCATGCGGTCCCTTTGATAAAAACGGATGCTGATAACTTAAAAATAACTTTTGCACAACAAGTTACCAGCGGAAAGGTGACATTGGGCCGCCCTTCCGACTATACGATGGACAGGGTTTATAATGTGAAAGTGAATGCGCAAAACGAATTTATTATCCCGCTTGAAAAAGTTAGCAGGGGCCACTGGTTATTGGTTTTTAATTGGGAGAGCAATCATAAAAAATATTTATACCAGCAGGGTATAAACCTGAAATGA